The DNA segment AagcatattttaaaaacataattaaaaactaaaaaaaagaagtaaacgTTATCTATTGATTCAACCAATGATTCAATTTAACCAGGTTCCGGGTTTTAGTGATTTTCTGCCAATTTTATtgggtttttaaatattgtttttttcacAAAACTCAAACCAGATTTATCTTGTGTCACAaggtttaccggttcaaccgcggaTTCGGGTCGAGTTTCAAAACATTGAGTATGAGACTTTAATTTTCGGGTCATGTTTTCTGATACGAATATTCTTGACTAattatgttaggtaactactaaaaaaatagaatatgttgcaaactttaaaaataaagtttaaaaatagtttctgAAATATATATGGCACAAGTATATAGTTATGCAGCTTGACATATTTAGTATAGttaccaaaaattatattaaattaaattaatattaattacaaatatagttacaaaaacacaaatataaaaaattaaattttaaaaaaaaagaattaaaacaaaaattataccCGGCCTTTCaagggcgggtcagaatctagtattATATTGAAAATGCTGCAAGGCATATTCGACCTCCATACTTGTCTATCCAAACTTTATCAGTAAgttatatttgtaatattttatctaattttttgTTATGTAATTCCACAGAAAGCAACGTTTTTCTGAAACACCGAAACATCTAAGATATTCTTTAGAATAAAACGACGTGTACACGGCTTTCTCGCCGTTGATATATTTAGGCTATATTCGAAATTTTAAACGTGAGTCTTGTTGTATTAACTTTCACCTTTTAATGTCAACGTGACATAATTTGTTTTCCACCGGAGAAACAGAAGCATAAATCTCTTTTCGTATTTGTGTGATGATTATGAATGGGCCCTTATGGGCTTCGTGTGAGGAATCAAAACCCCACTAATATGATGTTTACTGATAATTGGATCCGTTTCGAATTCTGCTCTCTTTGTAGTTCTCAAACGTATACTTTACCAAACGAGGCCTGCTACAACCTCGCGAACTGGTACCGGGATGACATCTTCTCACGCCCGTTCCATTTCTTTCATATCTGTGTTTGCTGTTTCGTCTAGTGAGAATCTACATAGAATGAGGAACTTGTCATCCATCGTTTTGGCTAACACGGAAGAGTCGAGAAAAATGAATCCATATGGCATGAAATCAATTAAGTCTTTTTGTTCCTTAGCAGCCTCATCTTCATACTGGATTTACATTTTTGAAGTGTTTCAGTTCAGCTTTGAAATcatttagcttctttttttttatataacattGATTCATTCAAAAACTTTAAAGGAGTTTAGGCTGTCTAAAAATAATGGTGCAGCCTGGAATAAAACAACATTCACCTGTAGGTGACTTTAAAAAGCTCATAAGAGCAAAGTACGAGACCCTCACACGAGTGTGGCCAAACCAAAGCTGGTTCCTTCAAAAACATTTCATGGGATCATGTCAACACGCCTCTTACCCTCTCCTCATTAAGTCGGTGAAGTAACCACGAGGAACCATGCCTAGCAATGTAAAACTAAGAGCGATGATCGCAAATGACGCTCAAAGCAATCTACATAGCAGCCTGGTTACGTGAGGGCAGAGTACGGTCCTGTGACCATAGGTTGAGCTTACTAAAGGCAAATTTCAATGTCCTCGATTTTGTGTTTGTAATGATCATTTAGTTTCTTAATAACTAACTGCATTGATCTCTTTCACTCTTGCAAACTTAAATCATCCCCATTAATAAAATGTCTCTTTGACCACAGACGTAACCGATTTGATAAATCGCGTTAAGACAAATAATAATTGGAAGATGAATTTATGTAGAGTATGTGAATTTTAAGAGTTGatcaattttaaaagttatgtagataataaaaatttatatacattgaCTTATGAAATTTGATCATAACTTTTTTTGATTAGTCTAGATTTTCATGAATTTCTATTATCTATTTTCTATCAGTAAATATATAATCGATGTATTTTCTAAatcataaaacattatttttcattttttctttcaaattaaaaacaaaataataatgctACATAAAAAATTGGACAATTTTTCTTAAATAgtcattttaaagtttttgtcacagAAAGAGCATTCaaagagaaaaatgaccaaaacaaATTCACGAAAAGGGCAAAAGACGATTTTACctcatctttatatatatatataagtaataaaataataaaaattaagaataaatatgtttcttttataatttcgaattatatattttcaaatttgaactttttaataatttttataattttggattttttttttcaaaatattttctaaactctGGTTTGTTCGCGTCACCCAGGATTTGGCgctcaaaatttatttttgaaattcaaaattgtttttaaaactattttagaaaatttattttaaaattattaatatttataaatgtaattattaatatttatattcaaaatgataattatttataaaaataattataaattctaaaatggAAAAGTATATACATGTAATGAATTATAGTTttggacatataatttggatttaAGGTGCAATAGATATTTGGtaagaataattattttgttttctagttttttatcacatagattttgaaaatcacaaagttacatatgatattttgaaagttgagtaaaaatgaataaaaatccATCTCCcaataatactagattttgttagaattagagaatcaataataaaactttttgaataacaaggAATTTGAATGGATTTTGAAAATACTTAAACCAATAATAATGGATTATActaagatttttgaaatccaAGAATAACAATGaaactcaaaattttcaaaattcatgaGAATTCTCTTACCAATAATCCTCTAAGAGTAACACCCCGAACCGTTTTATGCATAGGTcgaaccaccggccaacaatcaaacaagaacatgaccgatggGCCGACCGTCTACCAAAGTTCGGGAGCGCTACATgacgggttaacgggcaatccaACCAAGGTCACGAAACGTGCCATTCGTAACTAGGCCAGTCCGCtcactaacacgtcccgtcagatCAAAGCGTAGGGattttcaacccgtactccaaCCTGACATTGTGTTAGCTTGaacaagctaatatcagaaacAACAAGGCGTTTGCACAAAACATttgctttatttatttcatatggtttacaacacacaaaatattatacaagtgatGGCATGCTAATAGTGCAAAAgatacatacttatagtctgaaaaCGCTTTAaccaaaaagatgcaaatctactCTAGCCACCTTAGCATCCCGTAACCTCTGCAAGCTCACTACTGGtgacctgaaaaaaaaacaacaactgaggagtgagtaatctagcattactcagcaAGTTACAATCcccaactaacaaatacaacccctcgctatcccatcCCAAACAATATAAAGCGAAATGTTCACCTAATAGCACAATTCAATAACATTCACAATATCAGAACTACGCAGCAGTAAACAATAGCAAAATAACTAGCATTATGCTAATTACTAGCTCATCACCAAACTCAACCTCGActtaaaccagggtttaacaacccgatacactatataatatatatccaaCTCGGGCTCCggtgacgttaggttcctccttccctgtcggcaatatcctatctccctaccacaaaggccagaagaaagaaatttcaaccgaccgcggcgcactgtccttcgggtcaccgcacgACAGGCCACATTctttcgggtcactgccacgtTACAACATCGTGTAATAACTCAGCCTtaggccatgaccccgtctctttgagtcttcccgatccagcgaataagagtttccttgaacccgctgggtacgaggtctgaaggaacactaactcaccccaatatgcctagcataGTGGTTTACACAAATGCTGTCGACCAATATATGACTAATACTAAACCCGATAAATATAacaagcatgctatcaactaaatcaacataacctcaattattaaccAATCAAACCGTTACTTAGTTAGAcccggcctcctgccatgatccaacttccaagtaacgggaacctgcatgacaacaactcagcaatcaattgattataactcacttttggttgaccgtggccttgaccccaaacccgacttctgCGATCCGAACCCTTTCTCGACCATCTCAAGTAGACCCACGTCCAGACTGGTCTTGAACTGATTtccactagaactgatctctcttcacttgaacagAACCTTCTCCAGGTACTGACTGaaaatcggcagagtaactgttctTGAAAACTGCTTAAATCTCTCGAAAACTATTgaaactcgatctttctttctttgctttctctctcacgttttgAACTGACTTTGAAGTGTTTTGTATGTGTTAAAATGAGAGGGAGTCGTGGGAAATTTATAGGAAACATCAACCAATCAGGAACTAGCcgtgtggcagtccgtgtgtccgttcgcatggctccggatgCATGTgcggcgacacctcgtgctccacatggctggctgcatgtctcAGTTTCATGCAAGGTGACACCATTCCCTCTACCTGTCTATATGCATGGATTGGCTGCATGCAAGGAGACACCACGTCCTCCACATGTCTGGCCGCATGGCCTGGTCGCATGCGTCGCGACACTTAGCtgcttggtcgatccacctcgtgcttatGTGTGTCACTCTGCATGCTGCGATCATTTTTATTGAAACACCTCGTGCTTCCCTTGTCACATAACATACCAGGAAGTTGCCACCACGTCCTGATCTCATAGATCGAGCTAACTCGAGATTGTCGGTCCATTCGTCCGATTTCGGtctttccggtgaattttcgttccgcgatcaatcccaaatatttttctacgcccatTCTGATgctatgaatatttttaataaaattcaaatgAATCCTGACCTGACAGAAAATATTttccgagcctccggcttctccaaaaattcataataccgaaattaggggtTCGTCCAACTTTGGGGTTTCCCACCGTGCTTCGATCCCGTCCTGCTTACTTCCCGTGCTGCTTGACTCCCATCCTGCTTCTGACTTATTATGTTCCCAACATAATATTCCACTGATACGAACTTTTAAAGAAAACTGCGTGCTTAAGAAACGTCTTGCTGCTAAAACGCCGAGCTTCTAAAACGTCCATCTGATCAATCTAGCACATTGTCTAACCATGGTCGAGTAGCTTACTTGACTCATGGTTTACTCACGATCAAGTCTTCGATCTCCTCGTACTTCAGAACCTCTCGATCGATCCGATCGTCCGCGACTCGACCACttttttttaagggtttctacattctcctcCCCCCCTCTCTCTCCTATCAggattcgtccccgaattctaagGTTCTGAGGGACCTCCTTATAGAACTAATGGAACTAAAGTATTTGATTATAGAAGAactgagaaaaaaattagaataatgatatatttactttagtatcaatgattaaaaataattttagccttgatttgtttttaatttattcacaaaactatattatacccaataaaacaaatcaatatACTTTTGTATTATAAGTCACTGAAGATTTGTATCATCTTGGGAAAGACGATGGCGAGTTGGGGAGTGGGATTGCATCAGGAGTGGCGTAGAGAGCTGGTGACATCTGAGGACGAGTTTCTTTGCCTTTCTCCTGCTTAGATATTGGTGGCTTTGCATAATATGACCTTGTACTTGGAATAGCCTCGGCAGATGTGGAAGCAGCCCCTGGCTCAAGCATTCTATCCAAAGCAATCGCTGAGAAAGTAGGCATGGCTCTGCATCATCAAAAGATCAATAAATAAACACGAAACAAGCGCGGAATGAAATTAAAATGAGAATCAGATATGGAAGAAGGTAGTCAAAGGCAGCATGCTCAATCTTATCATCTACACCATTGAAACCTAATGATTCAGAGCTCACTAAGACCTAAAATCGAGGAGGAACAACCTGGCGAATCAACCAAAAATGGAGAATCTAGAAGCTAACAAAAATGTCAATCGAATCTCCAAACGCAAGGCTATAAGATTCGAACGTACGAATACGATAACAAATTTTCCAAAAATCTAGCCGTGAAAACATTCAAGCAGTAGCAGACGAGATGAAACCACAAGATCAATCAAATGAGAAATATAGGTCGCAATTAACAAAGACTTGGAGAGAATCAGATATCATGAAGGTAGTCAGTCAAAAGGTACAAAGCAAAGACCTCGTGCTCTATCCTATCATCAATACTAACCTAACCGAAGACATTATTCAACATAGATTCTCGCCGATGTTCGAAAACCTAAAATCAACGAGGAAGAAGCTTGGAACCAAACTACAAATAGAGAATCTAGAAGCAAACGAAAACGTCAATCGAATCTAGAACAACTCAAACTAAGGCTAATGAATATTCCAGATACGCCGATACATCGGCAAAAAACAACTGAAACAAAATCCGAAGGTGTAAAAGAAGAGCTACCTCACGTAAGAAGCTGAACGGAAAAATCAGCGGTAGATCGTGAGTTAGACGGAAGCGAGATGACGGCGAAGATTGGTAGTAGAAGAAGAGGCGTGTACAACATCTTATAAGAGATGTAAAGGAGgagggaagaagaagacttCTTCTCCAAGGCTTTTTATCGCAAACGCTCTTTCTCTCTTTGCTTCCTCCTCTATTCTTGGCGACCCAACAAACtctctcattttttttatcttttaattaatcCTCTTTGCTTGGTCGTCGAACATTTTAGACAAAGCGTGTCTTCTATAAATACTTGAAAAGACGGGTTTACCCTCCAACGGTATGGCTTACGAGCAAGATCGGCGCGATAAAGAAGGGGCATCTTGTGTAAATTAGTCAGCGGTAGAGTTTCGAGAGCTGGCCAGGGGGATCTAGTTAAATGCGTCATCTTGAATATTCAATTACGTCATTATAAGGTGACGTGGCAATCTTTTAAACCCCATGGCCCAATTTGTCTGTTCACGTATCAGTAAAGCCCATTTTGAAAaccattattttttcttaaatgtcTTCTTCTATTCTGGAATTTGGTATTTTCTTAGAGCCAGTTCCTAAACGTGATCCATGTGACCACAGGGTCAATTTCGACCCAACAATTTAGGTCGTACCAAATACGACCtgaacaattgatcagtgccaaatacaacctcaactcaattataattcgaaaaaaTTACCCAAACTTCTTAAAAGATGCTTAAATATACATTGAATCTAACAAAAGTTAGTCAatcgttaacaagataaaacgacgttcttttgatatacgaggaaaagtgccaattttgACCCCAAGActctcagtcgtgccaaataggaCCCGAACAAATGTTCAGTGAAAACCGAACTCaactttattataatttaagaaaaactgcccgaacttcttaaaacgtgcataaatctacattgactctaacagaattTAGTCAACCATTAACAAGATAAGACTACGTcgctttgatatatatatatatagctttgaaaaaacaaataaagaaataaatatgtTCATTCCGGGACTCAAACCGTGTTGTGATACCCTTTTAAATGGacacactaacaactagataaaagtaacttttttaaatatttctacaaatttgaaattatataaactactatttttcttcattttatccaatttaaaattttggtgataatttttttctgatttatataaatacattaacatattttttatttatcatatttttaataaacttctatcttactaaaatataaataataaaatatttattattatgcGATCTTAATTGTACTTAAAACtttgaattatttataaacttttcgtagataatttatttttaatttttaaacttaagTGGACATTTTTCTATTGTTCAAGGTTAATATTATgcatttttgatattttgttcaaaaatgttaagaggCCTTTTAACTATCTTTCACTAAGATATCTTCTACAAAATATTAggcatattaaaaaataactaaaatatgtaaaagcaatcaccaaagttttaaattggataagatcAATAAGAATAGTGGTTTATATAATAGAGAATttcaatttataataatattttaaaaagtcaCTTTAGTATAGTTGTTAGTGTGCTCCTTTAAAAGGGTATCCCGACATGGGTTTGAGTCGTGGAatgaacatttttttaaaatatatatatatatatatatatatatatatatatatatatatttatatatcaaaacgaTGTCGTCTTATCTTGTTAGCGGTTGACTAAGTtatgttagagtcaatgtagatttatgcACGTTTTAATAAGTTTGaatagtttttcttaaattataattgagttgaggttgttttttggcactgaccatttgttcgggtcctattcggcacgactgaaattgttgatgtcgaaattggcactttttcTCGTATattaaacgacgtcgttttatttttttaatggttaactaacttctgttagagtcaacgCAGATTTAATCATGTTTTAAGAAACTCAAgtagttttttaattataattgagttgaggtcgtatttggtACGACCGAAATTATTGGGCTTGAAATTGACAGTTTTCCCTGTCACCACGCTTACAAGAGTTTTcgtgattttttaatagaaatattattattgtttttaaatctGGTCTTCCAAATAAGAGAAAGGTGACTCTCTTaattttatattcatttataAACTTTACTATTTGATGAGAAGAAAAACTCAAATGCATTTGCcatttgaaaattgaaaattgaaaCTTTCGTATTTTTAATTCCAAAAACAAAAGGTAAAGGTATGAAATTAAGAATATAGAACCTGATCCAAAGCAATTACGAATAATTCCATTCTCATTAACATacctttattaaaatttaaatcaaaaccatgttattaatcatattaagcTCATTAATCTTGTATTTATCATTTTCTTGAAAACTCATTGAACGTGTACTAAACACTCAACTTTTTAATACAGTTTAGCCCCCAAAAATAACTTTGTAATTCAGTAATTCGCAAAACATGACAAATCCATAGTTGGATCCATCTTTTAAACCAGATCACtagttgttgttttgtttcCTCATAGAttgtataatatattaaaacaacaaTATACAAACGTCTTTATTCATCTTCCTTCATCGAAACTATTTGTAGTGAATAACAGGTGCGTTAGAATTCGGATCCCACACACCTCCTTCCTTCAAATACTCCATATACCTAGCAAACTCCGGTTTTGCCGTCGCCAAGTTCTTCTTcgttgctttcttcttcttcttttggaaACGAACGTCGAAGAAACTTAGCAAAGGATGAACAGAACCACCGGTTGGTTTCACCATCGGCGTCTTCTTCACCTCTTGAACCGGGTTTCTTGAATTACCATAAACACTACCCGGAACGCTCGAGACCCTCTTCAAATTAGGTTCTTCTTCCCCGAGCTTTTTGTAGCCCCCGTGGATCTTCCTAGTGCTCATGGCTCTAAACATGATCGTATTTTGTTGGTTAGGTGTGTTCTTGAATCTTTCTGATGGTGTTTGTTTAAGTAAGTAGGCCAGCTATGAATAATAGTAGATCTATTGACTTTTATATTTGTGTAGATCTCTCCAactaacaaaattaaatatgtgCATAATTTAATGAAAACCATGTGTTAGTGTTACACCCACATGATGTATACATCTCGTCCCTATTTAATCGCCGGTCAAGTGTGTTTTATGCTGACTATTACGTTTACATCTTTTAGACAATTCAAATGGACAATGGCTTAAGAGTTTAGGCTAACTTGTCTTGTTGTGTACAAAACTAACTTTCCTTGTCTCATCCAAGAAGTTATTAATATTCTTGGAACgaagaaaaaacatatattgcaactttgtcaaaaaagatcaaaagagaCCTTTCAGAAATCCATTTTCAAAGTGATATCTGAAGCACTTGTTTCCAAGCACACGTAAAGTCTAGATGGACTGACCGACTGAATTGATCATGTAATCATACTATTCTTGTTCAGAACCCTTTTAAAACGTTAGACTTGGTCATATATCCTTTTTTCTTATGTCAGCTAAAACCCATATAACATCGACTACCTATTTTGGAGAAAGAATAGTATTATTGAACCGGAAGATAATAGAAACTCTTATCCTTAGATAATTTGATATATAAGGAAAACAATGAATGATAAACTATTCAGAGTATAGACATGGACCTATTGAAGATAGTCAGATATGCAGAGAGTGAGTGCCAGGCATGGTACAATGCAAAGGatactgtgggaaccgaaattcacactgtcgatttccgtttaaataaggaaactagaaaaaccctaatttcccagaggacccggatatctgttaattaccacacgtcaagcaatcagaacacgagaataacaacgatcaaaataagaaatcgaaaagagagagcaaagtagatctttattccgaatctgcgtatgagcgttacaacaaggtataagcctgggctcgagagctgtcggcgagattcctagttctagcaaccctaagacggctaaacctaattgagtcgcagctcgaaataacaaaaacggaaaattgcctaaattgctctaagtgctaagtttgctctgaaaaaagttctcccttctgctcctcgcctaggactccttatatactagctccaaggtcggtttacgcttttactcttctgcccttaagccgtcatagcataaaatggagattttccatttttcccgttcttcataattatcttcaaaacttccatatttatccgcggaaacttgacatttatccttcctcgtgggccaagcgtaaaccatgctgtggtttacgggcttttggttaggaaaatcgtaggatgggcttcgaatcgtgttttaggtccctttgggccgttttccgactcgacacgtttactacgagttttccgcggtttctaatccgcgaagtttgatcgatgaattaggatagcgggaaacatggactgagcttgctacggtcttcgggagatagcattcgaaggtttgacgagaatgcatggactggtgtcgtatcgatgttcggaaaggttcaatcgctacacagcgatcgaactttggctcgagcccggtcgctacgtagcgaccgagtgagacgagcgctcggtcgctacgtagcgacggagctttggcttgagctcggtcgctacgtagcgaccgagcttggctgagctcggtcgctacgtagcgaccgagcggcacgatcgctcggtcgctacgtagcgagcgagcgagatgagcgctcggtcgctacgtagcgaccgagcttggctgagctcagtcgctacgtagcggccgagcgggacgatcgctcggtcgctacgtagcgaccgagcttggctgagctcggtcgctacgtagcgaccgagcgggacgagcgtacgtagcgaccgagcttggctgagctcggtcgctacgtaacgaccgagcgggacgagtgctcggtcgctacgtagcgaccgagcggcacgattgctcggtcgctacgtagcgaccgtgctttggctcgagctcggttgctacgtagcgaccgagcgggacgatcgctcggtcgctacgtagcgaccgagctttggctcgagctcggtcgctacatagcgaccgagcgggacgatcgctcggtcgctacgtagcgaccgagcttggtttgttcggtttgaatcccaaaggatacttcttcgtaaaaacctcgtataggttatttttacgaaaattacgtctcttcttttactaactctttcggaaatacgatctacgaggattttcgggtggtaattccgtcgtaaccgtttttgaccccaacagataCTAGACTGCCCCTCCACAGACACAAATTGTTGGAGGGGCAGTCTTAAACTTGGGTAATATTTGACCCCAACAGATACTAGACTGCCCCTCCACAAACCTTAAACTTGGGTAATATTTGTACGGTGGACGGTTCTTGGACCTCTACAAATCAATTCAATGGAATTGGATGGGTTTGGAAAGATAGCATGGGGAAGATCCAAATTATGGGGACAAAAAACTTAAGGAGGCGTGAGACAGCATTACATTCAGAACTGGAAGCACTAAGATGGACTATGGAAAGTATGCTACAGCATTCGACATATCAGAGATTTGAGACAAATTGCAAGGACCTGATTCCAATGATAACGGACCCACAAGCTTGGCCAACCTTCTCAACTGAGCTGGAGGTCATACAGATTCTCCAGGTGTGTTTTCCAGACTTCAAGATCAGTTATTTTCCAAGGGCGTAAAATGGAATTTCTGACTCGCTAGCTAGGAATGCTCATTCTTTTCATAGAtctctttgttttattggttgttttaTTCCGGTCTgattacccagaccacctcaagtttgggTAATAGAGTAGTCGTTTGttgccaaaaaaataaaataaactagacTTGGTCCtatatctatctatttgtgttttGTTATCATCTTAGATAGGATTGGGAGACGGAGAGTAGAATAGaagtaaagagaaagaagaagaagaataatacACACAtgcaaaacaaataaatatattcatagaCCAAACTATGACAATACAAAAAATAGTGTTCCTTCAATGAATGAATtttcatattatattattattggaATAGGAGTCGGCAAAGAATACGAAATCAACTATAAAAATCGTgtggaaagaaaaagaaaagatatgAACTTCAGTCGTATATAAATAAGGAGGTTCCTCAAGTGTaaagaatctatatatataaagaagagCTACTCTTTTTTTCTATGCTGCCACATCATCAAATTGACTTTCTTATGCACGACACGTGTCTCGTCTTCCCACAAACGATGCGTTTCATTTTTATGCATTG comes from the Brassica rapa cultivar Chiifu-401-42 chromosome A01, CAAS_Brap_v3.01, whole genome shotgun sequence genome and includes:
- the LOC103872708 gene encoding uncharacterized protein LOC103872708; protein product: MFRAMSTRKIHGGYKKLGEEEPNLKRVSSVPGSVYGNSRNPVQEVKKTPMVKPTGGSVHPLLSFFDVRFQKKKKKATKKNLATAKPEFARYMEYLKEGGVWDPNSNAPVIHYK